A stretch of Brassica napus cultivar Da-Ae chromosome C6, Da-Ae, whole genome shotgun sequence DNA encodes these proteins:
- the LOC106404541 gene encoding uncharacterized protein LOC106404541, translating to MGNTIGTDIGGFIGNVFTAPFKATLGRSCLNVCSGPWDLSCFIEHFCLPDIAKLVLISGLCVIILMFITLLFKLGICQCVVKSICKMSCAACAMYWFAIGEMIRCLWHSLTNTKRVYRRKRLRDIEAASYSYPSDDEPSSADSTRPKQRRRRRTRRRSKHNHNRGSNRRLVRLKSRQMSIRVGGKSRRVRSGRKMKSSRVRVKKKILKVNDLV from the exons ATGGGCAACACTATAGGAACCGACATCGGTGGTTTTATTGGCAACGTATTCACAGCACCCTTCAAAGCCACACTTGGAAGATCCTGTCt AAATGTATGCTCAGGGCCATGGGATCTTTCATGTTTCATAGAACATTTCTGTCTTCCTGATATTGCCAAGCTCGTCCTGATCTCAGGCCTCTGTGTCATTA TTTTGATGTTCATCACCCTCTTGTTCAAGCTTGGAATCTGCCAATGTGTTGTTAAAAGCATATGCAAAATGTCTTGCGCCGCTTGTGCAATGTACTGGTTCGCTATTGGAGAGATGATTCGTTGCTTGTGGCACAGTTTGACGAACACTAAACGTGTCTACCGCAGAAAACGTCTCCGTGACATCGAAGCCGCGAGTTACAGTTATCCAAGCGATGACGAACCAAGTTCAGCAGACAGCACTAGGCCAAagcagagaagaaggagaagaacaaGACGAAGAAGCAAACACAACCATAACCGTGGCAGCAACCGTCGCCTTGTAAGGCTAAAGAGTAGACAAATGTCTATACGAGTGGGAGGCAAATCAAGGAGAGTAAGAAGTGGTAGAAAAATGAAATCTAGTAGAGTGAGAGTTAAGAAGAAGATCCTCAAAGTCAATGATTTggtttaa
- the LOC106397147 gene encoding uncharacterized protein LOC106397147 isoform X1 yields the protein MFMTLAAANAVSFNSKLILFRIRCSDSSPKRGFGSKKEEKDPSLLQRYILVLSILIVSSSVLLHVGFICCCRKPSSKQPVSAPRKAPGLNSQFEGKPGRSFDVDFEERLENIRRSALEKKKTQVVNEFGPIDYDAPAPVQTDQKTIGLGAKVGVGIAVVVFGLVFALGDFLPTGSDSPTEKTSVVKNKISEEEKATLQQRLKEFETTLDGAPNDQTALEGAAVTLTNLGEYSRAATLLEKLAKERPTDPDVFRLLGEVNFELKNYEGSIAAYKISEKVSKGIDLEVTRGLMNAYLAAKKPDEAVKFLLDTRERLNTRKTSTADSVPAETEPDLDPIQVELLLGKAYSDWGHISDAIAVYDRLITDHPEDFRGYLAKGIILKENGSRGDAERMFIQARFFAPDKAKAFVDRYSKL from the exons ATGTTCATGACACTAGCGGCTGCTAACGCCGTCTCGTTCAACTCAAAGCTTATCTTGTTTCGAATTCGCTGCTCGGATTCTAGCCCTAAGCGCGGATTTGGCTCTAAAAAG GAAGAGAAAGATCCATCGTTACTGCAAAGGTACATTTTGGTTTTAAGTATTTTAATAGTTTCAAGTTCTGTTTTACTTCATGTCGGCTTCATTTGCTGCTGCAGGAAACCATCTTCGAAACAGCCTGTCTCTGCTCCCAGAA AGGCACCTGGTTTGAATTCTCAGTTCGAAGGCAAACCTGGTCGGTCTTTCGATGTAGACTTTGAGGAACGTCTTGAAAACATTCGAAG GTCAGCTCTTGAGAAGAAAAAGACACAAGTAGTTAATGAGTTTGGTCCGATAGACTATGATGCACCTGCACCAGTCCAGACAGATCAGAAAACAATTGGTCTCGGTGCCAAG GTTGGAGTTGGCATTGCTGTTGTTGtctttggtttagtttttgCTCTTGGAGACTTTCTTCCCACAGGAAG TGATAGTCCAACCGAGAAGACCTCGgtggttaaaaataaaatttcagagGAGGAGAAAGCCACGCTTCAG CAAAGGCTCAAAGAGTTTGAAACAACTCTCGATGGGGCTCCTAATGATCAAACTGCTCTAGAG GGCGCAGCTGTAACACTGACTAATCTGGGAGAGTATTCACGGGCTGCTACGCTTCTTGAGAAATTGGCTAAG GAGAGACCAACTGACCCTGATGTCTTTCGGTTGCTTGGAGAAGTAAATTTTGAACTTAAGAACTATGAAGGCAGTATCGCTGCTTACAAAATTTCTGAAAAG GTTTCTAAAGGCATTGATCTTGAAGTCACACGAGGCCTCATGAACGCTTATCTAGCTGCTAAGAAACCAGACGAG GCTGTCAAATTTCTTCTGGATACTCGCGAACGATTGAATACAAGGAAAACTAGCACAGCAGACAGTGTTCCCGCTGAAACTGAACCAGATCTAGACCCAATTCAG GTTGAGTTGCTTCTTGGAAAAGCTTATTCAGACTGGGGACATATCAGCGACGCTATAGCTGTTTATGATCGGCTTATCACTGACCATCCTGAAGACTTCCGAGGTTACTTGGCTAAG GGAATTATACTGAAAGAAAATGGAAGCAGAGGAGATGCAGAGAGAATGTTCATCCAG GCACGGTTTTTCGCACCAGACAAAGCCAAGGCCTTTGTGGATAGATATTCCAAACTGTGA
- the LOC106397147 gene encoding uncharacterized protein LOC106397147 isoform X2 gives MFMTLAAANAVSFNSKLILFRIRCSDSSPKRGFGSKKEEKDPSLLQRKPSSKQPVSAPRKAPGLNSQFEGKPGRSFDVDFEERLENIRRSALEKKKTQVVNEFGPIDYDAPAPVQTDQKTIGLGAKVGVGIAVVVFGLVFALGDFLPTGSDSPTEKTSVVKNKISEEEKATLQQRLKEFETTLDGAPNDQTALEGAAVTLTNLGEYSRAATLLEKLAKERPTDPDVFRLLGEVNFELKNYEGSIAAYKISEKVSKGIDLEVTRGLMNAYLAAKKPDEAVKFLLDTRERLNTRKTSTADSVPAETEPDLDPIQVELLLGKAYSDWGHISDAIAVYDRLITDHPEDFRGYLAKGIILKENGSRGDAERMFIQARFFAPDKAKAFVDRYSKL, from the exons ATGTTCATGACACTAGCGGCTGCTAACGCCGTCTCGTTCAACTCAAAGCTTATCTTGTTTCGAATTCGCTGCTCGGATTCTAGCCCTAAGCGCGGATTTGGCTCTAAAAAG GAAGAGAAAGATCCATCGTTACTGCAAAG GAAACCATCTTCGAAACAGCCTGTCTCTGCTCCCAGAA AGGCACCTGGTTTGAATTCTCAGTTCGAAGGCAAACCTGGTCGGTCTTTCGATGTAGACTTTGAGGAACGTCTTGAAAACATTCGAAG GTCAGCTCTTGAGAAGAAAAAGACACAAGTAGTTAATGAGTTTGGTCCGATAGACTATGATGCACCTGCACCAGTCCAGACAGATCAGAAAACAATTGGTCTCGGTGCCAAG GTTGGAGTTGGCATTGCTGTTGTTGtctttggtttagtttttgCTCTTGGAGACTTTCTTCCCACAGGAAG TGATAGTCCAACCGAGAAGACCTCGgtggttaaaaataaaatttcagagGAGGAGAAAGCCACGCTTCAG CAAAGGCTCAAAGAGTTTGAAACAACTCTCGATGGGGCTCCTAATGATCAAACTGCTCTAGAG GGCGCAGCTGTAACACTGACTAATCTGGGAGAGTATTCACGGGCTGCTACGCTTCTTGAGAAATTGGCTAAG GAGAGACCAACTGACCCTGATGTCTTTCGGTTGCTTGGAGAAGTAAATTTTGAACTTAAGAACTATGAAGGCAGTATCGCTGCTTACAAAATTTCTGAAAAG GTTTCTAAAGGCATTGATCTTGAAGTCACACGAGGCCTCATGAACGCTTATCTAGCTGCTAAGAAACCAGACGAG GCTGTCAAATTTCTTCTGGATACTCGCGAACGATTGAATACAAGGAAAACTAGCACAGCAGACAGTGTTCCCGCTGAAACTGAACCAGATCTAGACCCAATTCAG GTTGAGTTGCTTCTTGGAAAAGCTTATTCAGACTGGGGACATATCAGCGACGCTATAGCTGTTTATGATCGGCTTATCACTGACCATCCTGAAGACTTCCGAGGTTACTTGGCTAAG GGAATTATACTGAAAGAAAATGGAAGCAGAGGAGATGCAGAGAGAATGTTCATCCAG GCACGGTTTTTCGCACCAGACAAAGCCAAGGCCTTTGTGGATAGATATTCCAAACTGTGA
- the LOC106405672 gene encoding V-type proton ATPase catalytic subunit A, which translates to MPAFYGGKLTTFEDDEKESEYGYVRKVSGPVVVADGMAGAAMYELVRVGHDNLIGEIIRLEGDSATIQVYEETAGLTVNDPVLRTHKPLSVELGPGILGNIFDGIQRPLKTIAKRSGDVYIPRGVSVPALDKDCPWEFQPNDFVEGDTITGGDLYATVFENTLMTHRVALPPDAMGKITYIAPAGQYSLKDTVLELEFQGVKKSYTMLQSWPVRTPRPVASKLAADTPLLTGQRVLDALFPSVLGGTCAIPGAFGCGKTVISQALSKYSNSDAVVYVGCGERGNEMAEVLMDFPQLTMTLPDGREESVMKRTTLVANTSNMPVAAREASIYTGITIAEYFRDMGYNVSMMADSTSRWAEALREISGRLAEMPADSGYPAYLAARLASFYERAGKVKCLGGPERDGSVTIVGAVSPPGGDFSDPVTSATLSIVQVFWGLDKKLAQRKHFPSVNWLISYSKYSTALESFYEKFDPDFINIRTKAREVLQREDDLNEIVQLVGKDALAEGDKITLETAKLLREDYLAQNAFTPYDKFCPFYKSVWMMRNIIHFYNLANQAVERAAGMDGQKITYTLIKHRLGDLFYRLVSQKFEDPAEGEAALVAKFKKLYEDLSAGFRALEDETR; encoded by the exons ATGCCGGCGTTTTACGGAGGGAAGCTCACGACCTTCGAGGACGATGAGAAGGAGAGCGAGTATGGTTACGTTCGCAAG GTTTCAGGGCCCGTCGTTGTGGCTGATGGTATGGCAGGTGCTGCTATGTATGAGTTAGTCCGTGTTGGGCATGATAATCTGATTGGAGAAATCATCCGTCTTGAAGGAGATTCCGCCACCATCCAAG tttacgaggaaacagCTGGACTGACTGTTAATGATCCTGTTCTTCGAACCCACAAG CCTCTTTCTGTGGAGCTTGGACCAGGAATATTGGGAAACATCTTCGATGGAATTCAG AGGCCTTTGAAGACTATTGCGAAAAGATCTGGTGATGTCTACATCCCTCGTGGTGTGTCTGTTCCTGCTCTTGACAAAGATTGTCCTTGGGAGTTCCAGCCCAAtgattttg TCGAGGGAGACACAATAACTGGTGGTGACTTGTATGCT ACCGTCTTTGAGAACACTTTGATGACTCACCGTGTTGCCCTTCCTCCGGATGCCATGGGAAAGATCACTTACATTGCTCCAGCTGGTCAATATTCCCTTAAG GATACAGTGCTCGAGCTTGAATTCCAGGGGGTTAAGAAATCGTACACCATGCTTCAG AGCTGGCCTGTACGTACGCCTAGGCCAGTTGCATCCAAACTTGCTGCCGATACTCCTCTTCTTACGGGGCAG CGTGTCCTTGATGCACTTTTCCCCTCTGTTCTCGGTGGAACCTGTGCCATTCCTGGTGCTTTTGGCTGTGGGAAAACTGTTATCAGTCAGGCCCTTTCCAAG TACTCCAACTCCGATGCTGTTGTCTACGTTGGTTGTGGAGAGAGAGGAAATGAAATGGCTGAG GTGCTTATGGACTTCCCACAATTGACAATGACGTTACCTGATGGCCGTGAGGAATCTGTCATGAAACGTACTACACTGGTTGCCAACACCTCTAACATGCCTGTGGCAGCTCGCGAAGCCTCAATTTACACAG GAATCACTATCGCTGAATATTTTAGAGACATGGGCTACAATGTTAGTATGATGGCAGACTCAACTTCCCGTTGGGCAGAAGCATTGAGAGAAATTTCAGGGCGGCTG GCTGAAATGCCTGCCGACAGTGGATATCCTGCCTATCTTGCAGCACGTTTAGCATCTTTCTATGAACGTGCTGGTAAAGTAAAATGTCTCGGTGGACCAGAGCGTGATGGAAGTGTGACAATTGTTGGTGCTGTTTCACCTCCTGGTGGAGACTTTTCAGATCCTGTGACTTCTGCAACCCTTAGTATTGTGCAG GTCTTTTGGGGTTTGGACAAAAAACTTGCCCAGAGAAAGCATTTTCCTTCTGTTAATTGGCTGATTTCCTACTCAAAATATTCTACG GCATTGGAATCTTTCTATGAGAAGTTCGATCCAGATTTCATCAACATCAGGACAAAGGCCAGAGAGGTGTTACAGAGGGAAGATGATCTTAATGAAATTGTCCAG CTTGTGGGAAAGGATGCGCTAGCGGAAGGTGACAAAATCACCTTGGAAACAGCTAAGCTGTTGAGGGAAGACTACCTTGCTCAAAACGCGTTCACACC ATATGACAAGTTCTGCCCTTTCTACAAGTCTGTGTGGATGATGCGTAACATTATCCATTTCTACAACCTAGCCAATCAG GCGGTTGAAAGAGCAGCGGGAATGGATGGTCAAAAGATTACTTACACTCTCATCAAGCATCGCTTGGGAGATCTTTTCTACCGTTTAGT GTCTCAGAAATTCGAAGATCCAGCAGAAGGGGAGGCTGCGCTAGTGGCGAAATTCAAGAAACTGTACGAGGATCTCAGTGCTGGATTCCGTGCCTTGGAGGATGAAACTCGGTAA
- the LOC106405673 gene encoding reticulon-like protein B22 isoform X1 yields MGEVGKAMGLLISGTLVYYHCSYRNATILSLFADVLIVLLCSLAILGLLFRQLNVSVPVDPLEWQISQDTASNIVARLANTVGAAEAVLRVAATGHDKRLFVKVVICLYFLSALGRLISGVTVAYAGLCMFCLSILLCQNSQPLGSCVLKLGNGEVLEQDAHSDT; encoded by the exons ATGGGAGAAGTAGGGAAGGCGATGGGGTTGCTGATAAGCGGGACGCTAGTCTATTATCACTGCTCATATCGCAACGCGACTATTCTCTCTCTATTCGCCGATGTACTCATCGTTCTCTTGTGCTCACTCGCCATCCTCGGTCTCCTCTTTCGCCAACTCAATGTCTC GGTTCCAGTGGATCCGCTAGAGTGGCAAATATCACAGGACACAGCAAGTAACATCGTTGCGCGCTTAGCTAATACGGTTGGAGCAGCAGAGGCCGTTCTGAGGGTTGCAGCAACAGGACACGACAAGAGGCTTTTTGTCAAG GTCGTGATCTGCTTATACTTTTTGTCAGCCCTAGGACGACTTATATCAGGTGTAACCGTTGCGTATGCAG GACTATGCATGTTCTGTCTCTCCATTCTCCTCTGTCAGAACTCTCAACCTCTTGGAAGCTGTGTACTGAAGCTAGGAAACGGCGAGGTTTTAGAACAAGATGCACATTCTGATACATAA
- the LOC106405673 gene encoding reticulon-like protein B22 isoform X2 encodes MGEVGKAMGLLISGTLVYYHCSYRNATILSLFADVLIVLLCSLAILGLLFRQLNVSVPVDPLEWQISQDTASNIVARLANTVGAAEAVLRVAATGHDKRLFVKANARVMHFLLGRDLLILFVSPRTTYIRCNRCVCRTMHVLSLHSPLSELSTSWKLCTEARKRRGFRTRCTF; translated from the exons ATGGGAGAAGTAGGGAAGGCGATGGGGTTGCTGATAAGCGGGACGCTAGTCTATTATCACTGCTCATATCGCAACGCGACTATTCTCTCTCTATTCGCCGATGTACTCATCGTTCTCTTGTGCTCACTCGCCATCCTCGGTCTCCTCTTTCGCCAACTCAATGTCTC GGTTCCAGTGGATCCGCTAGAGTGGCAAATATCACAGGACACAGCAAGTAACATCGTTGCGCGCTTAGCTAATACGGTTGGAGCAGCAGAGGCCGTTCTGAGGGTTGCAGCAACAGGACACGACAAGAGGCTTTTTGTCAAGGCAA ATGCTCGTGTGATGCACTTTCTTTTAGGTCGTGATCTGCTTATACTTTTTGTCAGCCCTAGGACGACTTATATCAGGTGTAACCGTTGCGTATGCAG GACTATGCATGTTCTGTCTCTCCATTCTCCTCTGTCAGAACTCTCAACCTCTTGGAAGCTGTGTACTGAAGCTAGGAAACGGCGAGGTTTTAGAACAAGATGCACATTCTGA
- the LOC106405674 gene encoding ubiquitin-conjugating enzyme E2 35, with the protein MANSSLPRRIIKETQRLLSEPAPGISASPSEDNMRYFNVMVLGPSQSPYEGGVFKLELFLPEEYPMSAPKVRFLTKIYHPNIDKLGRICLDILQDKWSPALQIRTVLLSIQALLSAPNPDDPLSENIAKHWKSNEAEAVETAKEWTRLYASGA; encoded by the exons ATGGCGAACAGTAGTCTACCACGAAGAATCATCAAG GAAACTCAACGTCTGCTCAGTGAACCGG CTCCTGGTATAAGTGCATCTCCATCTGAGGATAACATGAGGTACTTCAACGTTATGGTACTTGGTCCTTCACAATCACCTTATGAAG gaGGAGTTTTTAAGTTGGAGCTCTTTTTGCCTGAAGAATACCCTATGTCAGCTCCCAAG GTTAGGTTTCTCACCAAGATATACCATCCCAACATTGATAAG CTTGGAAGAATCTGTCTCGATATTCTGCAAGACAAATGGAGCCCTGCTCTACAAATACGAACAGTGCTCCTAAG TATTCAAGCTCTTCTGAGTGCACCAAACCCTGATGATCCCTTGTCTGAGAACATCGCTAAGCATTGGAAGAGTAATGAGGCTGAAGCTGTGGAGACAG CTAAGGAATGGACCCGTCTTTACGCCAGCGGCGCATAA